GGCTTAAAATTATTTTCCGGGCTTTCTACAATAGCTTCTTTTCCTTCAATTAAATTCAACACATTTACAACACCATTGGTATTGTGCGTTACCGTATGGGAAAACCAATGTCTTCTTGTTTCAATAAAAAACCCTTCGTGCAATCCTGTCTTTTCTTCTATCCAACCATCTCCTTCATCAATTTTTTTAAATTGATTTAATAAATGATCCTTTGTCCATTGTGTGGTTCTGTTCCATTGAATGGATCTTTTGCCATGCTGTAAAGAGATGGGGCGGGGCTTTCCGTCAAGCCCCATGCGACCCCAATCCCAAAGTTTAAAAGTGAAAATGTATGGTGTAGCACTGATCTCCAATACCACGCTGTTAGCGCCCGAACAATGCACAGTACCTGCTGGTATCAATGCATGATCATGTTTTTTTATCGGAAATTTTTCAACGAATTTTTCTGCATCAAAATTACCGGAGTCTTCCTGTGCTTCTTCCAGTTCTTTTATCATATTATCCGGATCAATATTTTCTTTTAAGCCGAGATAAACAAAGGCATCTTCTTTCGCATCCATGAAATAATAGCTTTCATCCTGCGTATAATCCATTCCAAATTGCTCTTGTATGTATTCTTTTAATGGATGAACCTGCAAGCTTAAATTACCTCCGCCCATTGTATCCAAAAAATCAAATCGAATAGGGAATTCTTCTCCAAAGGTTTTCCAAACTTCTGTTCCCAATAATGATTTAGGCTGAAAGAATACTGCATTGATGGATGGGGTCTCAAATACTAAATTGTCAAAGCTCAACAACAAGCTATTCTCTTCAGGCACACAATCAAAAGCCCATGCATAGTTAGGTGCGCTTCTATCTAAATCACAAATTTCTTTTAGCCATTGTCCACCCCATGGACCGGGATCAAAGAATGGAACAACCCTGAAAGGACGCTTTACGGCTTCTTCCAAAGCTGCCTGCAATGTTTTGCCGGTTATCATTTTAGGTTGTCCGTTAGCGGTAGTATCTAATACATAATCAGATTTAGGTAATAATTCTTTCTTTGTTTTATCGCACACACGCCAATCAACAAAAAAAGAACGCTTGTATTGATAAGCAAAGGCATCATCGAAATTATCAGCGCCCAAATTACTTACCTGGTTTTTACGAAAGCGCAATTGAATTTCCCAACGCGGCATATCCGCATAGATCAAAATATCCGGTTTCGATTCAATCAGAGATGCTCCTGTTCCATATAAAAAAATCACGCCCTCAGAAATTTTTCCAATCGAATCTTCGACAGCATTTAATTTATCCGTGTTGTAAAAATCTTTTATATCCAACGGCGTGATATAACCAAAAACAGGATCATCCGTTACAAACGGAAATAATTTTTCATCCAGTTCATTCTTATTTGACATCGCCGCTTCTACATTAATAAAATGGCTATTGCTTATATTTCTTTTTAATGCAGCAATTATTTCATCTGCAAAAACACCATGATAAAACTCCAATACAATCACTGCAAGACTCTTGCCGAGAGCATTGATCTTTGATGATAACTCATCACATATATCCTTCCACCCGGCAAAGCCTTTATAACCTTTTACAGCTACTGCAGGAAACTTATCAAAATTCGAATTGCTCATAATTATTTGTCTGAACCATGACTTTTGTGATTATTCTGATTCTCCCGATTATTAGTTTGAAATCTTTTCGTCACTCAATCATTTATTAATATTTACTATACTCGATTATCAAAAGATATTCTTGCTTTATTTTAAGTTCGGATTAGTATCCGTTTCGTATTGTGGTAATGGAAACACATAATCATTAGCTGTTGGCGTAACGGCTGGTTTAGCCAACGGCACTAATGTTTCCAGTTTATGCGTACGTACCAGGTCAAACCAACGATGCCCTTCGCAGGAAAGCTCCAATTGTCTTTCTTTTAATACAGCATCTCTAAATTGATCCTGCGTTAAGCCTGCATAATCGGGAACGCTGCCCGGCGTAGTACGAGCTCTTTTACGAACCATATTGATGTAGGTGTATGCATCATCCATATTACCTAATTCATTACTCGCTTCAGCATACATCAATAAAACATCTGCATACCTTATTACAGGAAAATCATTGGAAGAACCATTACCTGTGGGCTCTGCCACCTTATCCCAATATTTTTGAAAGTAAGGATGAATAGGATTTCCATCTACTTGTGTAATAAACGTAACATCCCTTCTTCTATCGTCTGATGCGAATTGATCGTATAAATATTGAGTAGGACGTTGCCAGCCTTGTGAATTTTGTACTCCATCTGCACTTAACTCTGTTGGCAATAAACGAACATTAAATTGTCCAACTTCCCAAAAGCTGATAGCGCCGCCTCCATCTCCAAATCCTACAGAAAAGATTGCTTCTTTACCATTACGGCTTGATAGTTTGAACACATCTGCATAATCATCCCATAATGCATATTGCTGTGAATCGATCACTTTTTTCGCATAGGCAGCAGCGTTGGTCCAGTCGCCTCTTGTTAAATATACCTTTGCCAGAATAGCATTCGCTGCGCCTGCTGTTGCACGACCTATTTCATGATCTTTTGAACCCTCGTATTGCGATGGAAGTGCATCTGCTGCATCTTTAAGATCAGCTATAATTTGTGTGTACACATCATCAACAGAACTAAGAGAAGGATAGAGAGGTGCATCTTCCTGCGTGATCAATGGCACTTTACCAAACCATCTTACTAAATCAAAATACATCAGTCCTCTTAAAAATTTTGCCTCACCAACCAATCTTGTTCTTAATGTCGCATCCATATCGATTGAAGGAATGCGTGCAATAGCAATATTAGCAATAGTAACTGTTTTGTACTCCATCGCCCACAATTCCTGGAATACAGAATTTTGTGCATTGTATTGAAAAGTAGCTAACTGATCGAAGTAAGGTGTACCTACCTGGTTATTCTCCATTTCATCGGAAGCAAGCCCGGCTGTTACCCAAAAAGTACTGTGATATACACCTGCTGTGTTTCCACCTTGTGCAAAATTATCTACCGAATTAAGATAAGCATAAACAGAATTTACCGCCGCTACTGCATCAGACTGTGTTTGATAATAATTCTTAACACTTACCAAGTTCTTCGGATCTTCTTCCAAAAACTTTTTACAGGAACTGAAAGAAACAAACAGTAACAATACCGCAATGCTGTTTTTTATTGAACGATTAATTGTATTCATATAATAAGCTTTTGATTGTATTAAAATGTTGCACTCAAGCCAACTTGAAAAACTTTTGCCTGAGGATATCCGCCAAAGTCTAACCCAACTACGGTAGTACTTTGTCCTGCCGTATTTGCTTCAGGATCGTAACCGGTATAATTGGTAATAGTTAATAAATTGGTTCCGCTTACATACACTTTTAAGTTACTCATGCCAATACGCTTAATCGCTTTTTCCGGAAGCGTATAACTGATCGTTACACTTTTTAAACGTACATAAGATGCATCTTCAATAAGCGCTGAGGAAATGGTTGATTGATCAAATGCATTTGCCAGTGCACGTGGATATTTGTTGCTTGGATTATCAGGAGTCCAGCGATTTAACGCAGCATCTGCCAATACATTATTGGTTCCTGTAAAATTGAGCAGGTTTAAATTATTGAGGTTTGCCATTTTATTTCCTTGTGAACCCTGGAAGAAAAATGACAGCTCTAAATTTTTATAAGACACTGTATTACCAAAACCCCATGTAAAATCCGGTTGTGCAGAACCTAACACCGTTCTGTCGTTACCATCTATTTTTCCATTACCATCCAGGTCTTTATATTTTCTATCTCCTGCTTTCGCTGTTTGTCCTACCAAAACAGCGCTGCTGGCGGCTTCTGCATCCGTTTGGAAAATTCCATCTGTTTGATAGCCGTAGAAAGTTCCAATTCCTAATCCTTGTCTTAATAACAATACTCCATTCAAAATAACATCCGTCGCATTATTCAAATTGGTCATTGTGTTACGATTCAAAGACAAATTGAAAGAAGATGTCCATTCTACCTTTCCTTTCAGGTTAATCGTTCTAACATCAAACTCAAAACCATGATTTTCGATATTACCAATATTAAGCAGTGTTGTAGCAAAACCTGTAGTTAAAGGAATAGGCGTTGGCAATAACAGATCGTCTGTTTTCTTATTATAATAATCTGCAGTTATGCTGATCCTATTCTTTAATAATGAAAGGTCGATACCTACATCAAACTGTTTGGTGGTTTCCCATTTTAAATTAGTGTTTACATAACTGATCGGTTCTTGTCCTGTGTAAACATCACTACCATTAATAGTATTAAATACGCCTTGTCCAAAAGGTGCTACCAATGCTAAAGATTGGTAAGGAGGAATACTTTGATTACCGATCACTCCATAGCTTGTTCTGAATTTAAGATCAGTGATAGCATTTATATTCTGCAAGAATTTTTCTTTTGACACTCTCCATGCAAAAGCTCCTGAAGGAAAAAATCCATACTTATTATTTTCAGCAAATTTTGAGGAACCATCCACACGGCCGGTTACAGTAAATAAATATTTACTATCGAGTGTATAGTTAATACGACCTAAGTAAGAGATCATACTCCATTGCGATTCGCCATTAACAGGTTTCTGTGGGTTTTGTGCTGCGGAAATATTGTGATAGCCTGTGCGATTATCCGGAAAGTCAAAAGCGGTAGCCACCAGATAATCATCATTGAACTGTTGCATCGTGTAACCTGCAACTGCATTAATGGCGTGACGTTGATTAAATGTTTTATTATAAGTAAGTGTGTTTTCATTTAACCATGTTAGTCCGTTGGTACGGGCTAAGGCAGCTTCACCATTGCTTGCTTGTGTACGCTTTAAAAAATTAGGCCCAAAACTGTTCTCTTCATTGGTATAAGCATCTATACCAAATGTGGTTTTAAAGGTTAATGATTTGCTGAAACTATATTGAGCAAACGTATTGCTTAAAATACGCGACAATACTGTATTAGATATATAATTCTGTGCTTCGGCAATTGGATTGCCTAATGTTTTACCGATGTAACTAAACTTGTCTTTGTTCTCGTAAGTATAGCCACCTACAACAGAAGTATCATACACCGGCAAAACAGGATTGAACAATAAAGCTGAAGTAACAACACCCGGAACAATTTGTCCAAGATCATTTGTCAATACACCATTTGTTTCAATTCTTGAATAATTGGTATTGGTACCAACGGTTATTCTATCATTTACTTTACTTTCAATATTTGCCCTTAATGAATAACGCTTGAAATCGGAACTTATAACAATACCATCCTGCTTAAATAAAGAACCGGATATAGCATATTTTGTTTTAGCATCGCCACCGGAAAAACTAAGCTGGTAATTTCCCATGTAAGCATTTCTAAACAATGCGTTTTGCCAATCGGTTCCTGTGCCTAAGTTTTTAGGATTTACATAAACAGGCACCTGTCCTGCATTGATCTTTGCATCATTTACAAAATCAGCAAATTGCGATGCATTTAATAAATGCAGTTTATTAGCCACTTGCTGTTGCCCCTGGTAAGTATCAAATGTAAGAGTACCCTTTCCTGCCTTACCACGTTTTGTAGTAATTAATACAACGCCATTGGTACCACGTGATCCATACATAGCAGTTGCAGAAGCATCTTTTAAAATTTCTATGGATTCTATATCATTGGGATTGATAGAAGACAATGCACTGATACGTGGGCCACGGGTAACATTACCATTACTGATATCATTACCATCACTGCTGATCAGCAATCCATCAATAACATATAATGGCTCATTGCCTGCAGTAATAGAGCTTGTACCTCGAATACGAATAGAAGTTTCTGCGCCGGGCTTGCCCGACATTTGTGTAACCTGCACACCTGCTGCACGCCCCTGCAAAGCCTGGTCGAAACTGGTTGCAGGAACGGCATTCAGCTCATTGGCTTTTACGGAAACTACAGAACCGGTCAGGTCGCTTTTTTTAGCGGTGCCATAACCGATCACTACAACATTGGATAATTCAGCGGGATTTTCGTTCAAACGTACTTCTACATTGTTTTTGCCTTCTAGGGAAATTTCACGGGAGATGTAGCCTACATAAGAAACAATCAATGTTGCTTTTGTAGAACCTGCAATGCTAAACGCACCTTTTTCATCTGTGGTGGCGGTTTGCTGCCCTCCTTTTATAATTACCGTGGCGCCATGTAAAGGCACGCCTGCGTTTGAAAGAACTGTTCCGGTTATTGTGGTGCCCGCCGGAACCTGCGCTATAACTGAAGCGCTAAAAATCAGGCACAGGAAACACATCGTAATAGACGTGAACCTTGTAATAGCTTTTTGTCTCATTAGCAAGAATCATTAAAGTGAACAATCGTTATGTATGTATTTCGAATGCTTTAGTATGTATAAATGTATGTACATATTAAAACACAAAAAATTATCATTTGGCAATTTATTTTCAGCAAAAAATTATTCGCTTAAATAAATGATTCAGTTTATCAGCTTCCTCTCTTAATGTCTATCGTGTAAGTAAATCTGTCCGCTCTGTAAAATCCTAAATTGTATTCAATAGGTCTGTCTCCCGGATCGCAAACCACACGTTTCCTAAACAGGATAGGGTCGCCGGGTTTTACATTTAATATCTTGCTGATCTTGGCATCAGCCAATATAGCGCTTATTCCTTCCTTAGAAACTGCAGCAACAATGTGATATTTCTTTTCTAATGTTTCGTATAACGGTTTCGAAAAATCATCGTCCGGAGTTAGTCCGCTGCGTGGGTGAAAGTAAGAGATGAAATGCACTACCGGACCGGATTCCGGACCTTTTATACGCTCCATCTTCAACACCCTTGTTCCCTCATCTATATTAAACAGTTGTTGTATTTCTTTATCGGGTACCACCATAGTAACTTTTATACTATAGTTCTTGAAAACCACACCCTTCTCATCCATCTCATGCGTAAAGC
The Ferruginibacter albus DNA segment above includes these coding regions:
- a CDS encoding RagB/SusD family nutrient uptake outer membrane protein → MNTINRSIKNSIAVLLLFVSFSSCKKFLEEDPKNLVSVKNYYQTQSDAVAAVNSVYAYLNSVDNFAQGGNTAGVYHSTFWVTAGLASDEMENNQVGTPYFDQLATFQYNAQNSVFQELWAMEYKTVTIANIAIARIPSIDMDATLRTRLVGEAKFLRGLMYFDLVRWFGKVPLITQEDAPLYPSLSSVDDVYTQIIADLKDAADALPSQYEGSKDHEIGRATAGAANAILAKVYLTRGDWTNAAAYAKKVIDSQQYALWDDYADVFKLSSRNGKEAIFSVGFGDGGGAISFWEVGQFNVRLLPTELSADGVQNSQGWQRPTQYLYDQFASDDRRRDVTFITQVDGNPIHPYFQKYWDKVAEPTGNGSSNDFPVIRYADVLLMYAEASNELGNMDDAYTYINMVRKRARTTPGSVPDYAGLTQDQFRDAVLKERQLELSCEGHRWFDLVRTHKLETLVPLAKPAVTPTANDYVFPLPQYETDTNPNLK
- a CDS encoding SusC/RagA family TonB-linked outer membrane protein, with product MRQKAITRFTSITMCFLCLIFSASVIAQVPAGTTITGTVLSNAGVPLHGATVIIKGGQQTATTDEKGAFSIAGSTKATLIVSYVGYISREISLEGKNNVEVRLNENPAELSNVVVIGYGTAKKSDLTGSVVSVKANELNAVPATSFDQALQGRAAGVQVTQMSGKPGAETSIRIRGTSSITAGNEPLYVIDGLLISSDGNDISNGNVTRGPRISALSSINPNDIESIEILKDASATAMYGSRGTNGVVLITTKRGKAGKGTLTFDTYQGQQQVANKLHLLNASQFADFVNDAKINAGQVPVYVNPKNLGTGTDWQNALFRNAYMGNYQLSFSGGDAKTKYAISGSLFKQDGIVISSDFKRYSLRANIESKVNDRITVGTNTNYSRIETNGVLTNDLGQIVPGVVTSALLFNPVLPVYDTSVVGGYTYENKDKFSYIGKTLGNPIAEAQNYISNTVLSRILSNTFAQYSFSKSLTFKTTFGIDAYTNEENSFGPNFLKRTQASNGEAALARTNGLTWLNENTLTYNKTFNQRHAINAVAGYTMQQFNDDYLVATAFDFPDNRTGYHNISAAQNPQKPVNGESQWSMISYLGRINYTLDSKYLFTVTGRVDGSSKFAENNKYGFFPSGAFAWRVSKEKFLQNINAITDLKFRTSYGVIGNQSIPPYQSLALVAPFGQGVFNTINGSDVYTGQEPISYVNTNLKWETTKQFDVGIDLSLLKNRISITADYYNKKTDDLLLPTPIPLTTGFATTLLNIGNIENHGFEFDVRTINLKGKVEWTSSFNLSLNRNTMTNLNNATDVILNGVLLLRQGLGIGTFYGYQTDGIFQTDAEAASSAVLVGQTAKAGDRKYKDLDGNGKIDGNDRTVLGSAQPDFTWGFGNTVSYKNLELSFFFQGSQGNKMANLNNLNLLNFTGTNNVLADAALNRWTPDNPSNKYPRALANAFDQSTISSALIEDASYVRLKSVTISYTLPEKAIKRIGMSNLKVYVSGTNLLTITNYTGYDPEANTAGQSTTVVGLDFGGYPQAKVFQVGLSATF
- a CDS encoding class I mannose-6-phosphate isomerase gives rise to the protein MSNSNFDKFPAVAVKGYKGFAGWKDICDELSSKINALGKSLAVIVLEFYHGVFADEIIAALKRNISNSHFINVEAAMSNKNELDEKLFPFVTDDPVFGYITPLDIKDFYNTDKLNAVEDSIGKISEGVIFLYGTGASLIESKPDILIYADMPRWEIQLRFRKNQVSNLGADNFDDAFAYQYKRSFFVDWRVCDKTKKELLPKSDYVLDTTANGQPKMITGKTLQAALEEAVKRPFRVVPFFDPGPWGGQWLKEICDLDRSAPNYAWAFDCVPEENSLLLSFDNLVFETPSINAVFFQPKSLLGTEVWKTFGEEFPIRFDFLDTMGGGNLSLQVHPLKEYIQEQFGMDYTQDESYYFMDAKEDAFVYLGLKENIDPDNMIKELEEAQEDSGNFDAEKFVEKFPIKKHDHALIPAGTVHCSGANSVVLEISATPYIFTFKLWDWGRMGLDGKPRPISLQHGKRSIQWNRTTQWTKDHLLNQFKKIDEGDGWIEEKTGLHEGFFIETRRHWFSHTVTHNTNGVVNVLNLIEGKEAIVESPENNFKPFVVHYAETFIVPAAVGVYTIRPHGVSTGETCGTLKAIINPNNLPKPHTN
- a CDS encoding GntR family transcriptional regulator, producing the protein MYEHINMVTDFKIDHNSSQPLHQQVEDMLRKLIGQPEYQNGKLLPNEVHMANRLGISRSTVRQATNKLVYERLLIRKKGVGTKVAKNNITTKLNSWTSFTHEMDEKGVVFKNYSIKVTMVVPDKEIQQLFNIDEGTRVLKMERIKGPESGPVVHFISYFHPRSGLTPDDDFSKPLYETLEKKYHIVAAVSKEGISAILADAKISKILNVKPGDPILFRKRVVCDPGDRPIEYNLGFYRADRFTYTIDIKRGS